The following are encoded together in the Gammaproteobacteria bacterium genome:
- a CDS encoding DUF1214 domain-containing protein, translating to MTANNDIAELAAAWDRFCDDLKAAGRIPLREQVPPYSLDRAAGFQQIARNISLALQFNYEYKDPLFPELARYFDPTRKQGGDNSDCVYVGAQINGTDLYRISGDRGTSRYFSVVAVETGTTPWGGRVVSTLYGHELKTEVDGSFELLIGPDPQPGNWLRTTPGTFRVTIRQYFADWENERPLRAQIDRISGPALPPPQLSPAGLAQGLGDAGRWLQDSIEYWPAMLEKWKDYPNQFRSYWQLEKNRIDATPGGDPLVCYWQLPPDEALIIRVVPPQCVFWGVEFGNCWWETMDYRYRLSNTNMHYARLEDDGELIVVVAHTDPGLPNWLDCSGFAAGYITYRWMLSERQPIPQCTQIEFSALSDHVPATVRRITPAERREQLAARRRGVTRRFGY from the coding sequence ATGACTGCCAACAATGACATCGCCGAGCTTGCTGCGGCGTGGGATCGTTTTTGCGACGATTTGAAAGCGGCAGGCCGCATTCCGCTGCGCGAGCAGGTGCCGCCCTATTCGCTGGATCGTGCCGCCGGATTCCAGCAGATTGCCCGCAACATCTCCCTGGCGCTGCAGTTCAACTACGAATACAAGGACCCGCTGTTCCCCGAGCTGGCTCGCTATTTCGATCCCACCCGCAAGCAGGGCGGTGACAACTCGGACTGCGTCTACGTCGGCGCCCAGATCAACGGCACCGATCTCTACCGGATCAGTGGCGACCGCGGCACCTCGCGCTATTTTTCGGTGGTAGCCGTCGAGACCGGCACAACGCCCTGGGGTGGGCGCGTGGTCAGCACGCTCTACGGACATGAGTTGAAAACCGAAGTCGATGGCAGTTTCGAACTCCTTATCGGCCCCGATCCACAGCCTGGCAACTGGCTGCGCACCACTCCCGGCACCTTTCGCGTCACCATCCGCCAGTATTTCGCCGATTGGGAGAACGAACGCCCGCTGCGCGCGCAGATCGATCGCATCTCGGGACCCGCGCTGCCGCCGCCACAGTTGTCGCCGGCGGGCTTGGCGCAGGGTCTCGGGGACGCCGGACGATGGCTGCAGGATTCGATCGAATACTGGCCCGCGATGCTGGAGAAATGGAAGGATTACCCGAATCAATTTCGTTCCTATTGGCAGCTGGAAAAAAACCGGATCGATGCCACACCGGGCGGCGATCCACTGGTCTGTTACTGGCAGCTGCCGCCGGATGAGGCACTGATCATCCGCGTGGTGCCGCCGCAATGCGTGTTTTGGGGTGTGGAGTTCGGCAATTGCTGGTGGGAGACGATGGACTACCGCTATCGACTCTCCAATACCAATATGCACTATGCACGGCTCGAGGACGACGGCGAGCTGATCGTGGTGGTGGCGCATACCGATCCCGGCCTGCCCAACTGGCTGGACTGCTCCGGCTTTGCTGCAGGCTATATCACTTATCGCTGGATGCTGTCGGAACGACAGCCAATCCCCCAATGTACGCAGATCGAGTTCAGCGCGTTGAGCGACCACGTGCCTGCCACGGTCAGACGAATTACTCCGGCGGAGCGCCGCGAGCAGCTCGCCGCGCGCCGGCGCGGCGTGACCAGGCGTTTCGGATACTGA